GCAAGACGAAGATCAATGACTTCGAAGTCTACTACGCCACAGAGGAAGAACAAAAGACTTACAAGGATTCGCTTCTTGATCTCATCAAAGAATTACAACACACCGCCAGTCACACGAAGTCATCAAACCAGGCCCATTCATTGGCATGTAGCCAAGCATGTATTACGTTGTCGAAGAATTTAATAAACTTGGATAGAGCATATATGGAGAAGGTTCTCGATGTCTACTCTGTTTCATTGAAGGAATGGGCCATggattccaacaacaatcttCTGTCgtcattcttctttgattttaTCAACTGGATCAACGCCAAAAGATAGCCATAGATAGAGTCTTAAATAGATTTAGAATGCACTGTAATATTAGTTAAGTTGTGAAGAAGTGTAGGTTTCCCAAAGACGTATAAACTAAGAGAGACAATTTATAAGGGACACAAGTTTAACTTTGCACAACATTTACCATTCTGACTAGATTACAGTTAGCTAGAGGCTATGAAAGTGTTCTCTGTTAGTGCAGAATCATGAGCTAACTAATCACGTATAAAGTGTCTAGTAAGAAATCGATatgattgaagaaattcacgtgacttgAAATATTATTAGTTCTGAATTGTACGCTAGGAATCTCATGAAATCTGACTTCTGCAGTAATTCACATACCACTCTCCATCCAATGAAAAATGCGACTAAACCCGAGATTGAAATATATGAAAAAAGAAGTTAACAAAATCCATACTTCTACTACTTTGTCTACAGAAATCACCACACACAATGTCTGCCTACAAACAAGCCGGTATCTCCTTAACTAAAGCCATGGCCATTGCTGCCAGAACTGtgagaagttctttgaagccagaattcaaggctgctgctgaaagAAGAGGTGTCACTGAAGCCAAGGTCatcaagattgaaaatggaGTTCAAGCCGAACCAAAGCCATTGAGCCAATAAACAGTCGAGTTTAGAGATCTGAATCTGTAGAGAAAAAATGAACGTATGATAAaatgaattgaaggaatGAAGATAAAAGGAATCGTGAATGAATCGTAGATTATGTTCATAttcattttgaagattcaTTAGTTCGTGGACGTCATAAATTCAATTATATCTCAATTCAGTGTCCTTCACTCAGATAGACCGCAATTGAATTGTGGTCTGTTTCATATTTATGATTTATCCTAGTAATGATAAAAACATAGTTGTTGGTCAGTTTCGCTGCCAGTGCTTATAGAATAGATTATTTCAATAAAAGATTTTACGTTAAAAGGAGTGGGTACTGTCTATTTCTAGCCCGTAATAAATAGTGCTTTGCTATATACAAAGTATGGTGTGTTTCACCAAGATTTGATGATGATATCATCTGATTTGTGATATGCGATGAATGTAGATCATCATTTGATAAGAgttcatttttcatcttAATTCATCAGGAGTCAACTTCGGATTGGGTAAGTCCAGATCTGCCTTTttactttcttcaactatTTGCTCAACGAGCTCGCTTTGATTCTCTTTAGATTCGTTGGACATTTGTTCCaccaattctttcttcaactctaATGGCAAGTCGTCTATGATCGCTTTCAAAGATTCCAACTTGCCCAATTTCTGGGTAATTTCTAACAACTCTGTCTCATGGTTTATATGGTCTTGCTgttcaatctcttggtCTGAAAGCTTTTGTTCCTGCTTCAAGTTGCTCGATTCGTCTAATAGTTTGGACAACTCGGAGTTGGCATTGCTGAACAACTCAACAAATCTACCCTGTTCAACTACGTTACCGTTCTTCCCAAGTACCACTACAAACTCCGACTTAGAAATTGTCGACAAACGATGCGCAATCGATATTATCGTCATCTTTCCTTGCGATGTGAGATCCTTCAATGTCTCATTGATCAAGCTTTCCAGCTTAGAGTCAAGAGCTGACGTGGCTTCGTCTAATATTAATACTGAAGGTTTTTTGATCAAAGCCCGAGCGATTGCGATTCTTTGCTTCTGTCCTCCAGACAAAGAAGCTCCACGAGATCCAATTAACGTGTTATAGCCATCGGGAAAAGCTTCTATGAAATCGTGACAGTTGGCTTGTCTAGAAATCTCAATTATATCATCCATGGTGAGGTCGTTGATTTCCTGAGGAGTCAAACCGTAGACGATGTTCTCCAAGATACTTCCAGACAACAATACTGGctcttgttgaacaatgCCAATGACCTTTCGTCTCAATTCACGAACTTGGACGTCCTTGATGTTGACACCTCCTATAGTTATTTCTCCTTCATCGATATTGTAAGATCTTAAGAGCAACGCAGCTATCGTAGACTTCCCACAACCAGAAGGAGCAACTATACAAGTACTGGAAGATGGAGAGATCTTGAAACTACAGCCTCTGAAGACTTTATCAGTAGGCCTAGTAGGATAACTGAACACCACGTCCTTGAACTCGATGTCATTTCCTATCCATTGGGGAATTTTTTCCCCGGTTATAGCCGGAACCTCGTTGTCATGGTCTATTAGGTCGAAGAGTTTGACTCCGGCTCCAGCTCCTTTCATCAACTCCATATAGGTAGTGGTTAGACTGTATAATGACAGGTTGAACAACTCCAGATACATTGTGAAAGCAACCACATCACCAGTAGTCATGGACCCgttcaatatcaaatacACTCCTAATGCTATACACGACAAGTAACCAGTGTGGTACAATCCGTATATGGAAACCGAGTAGTTTGACTGAGCAAGAGCTTCCTTTTTTGCTACCTTGACTACTTGACGAAGTTGATCTGAATACTTGGACAACTCTTTCTGTTCCCCTGTGAATGCCTTTACCAACTTGACAGCATTAAGCGTTTCCTCACTGATTTTTGTGAGGCCAGCCGTTGCATTCTGGAGTCTGGTAGAAAGTTCTCTGATTTTCTCACCATACCATACAGAGCCTATCGTGATAGGTGGAGagatcaacaacatcacACAGAAGAGGAGGGGGTTGATTGAATACATCATATAAGAAGAGATGATAccaaacaagaagttcttcaatcCATCGGGCAAGTTACTGGTAATGGATTTGGAAACTACATAGGCATCACTCGATAAACGAGATATCAAGTCTCCCACTTTATGTTTCTCCTGGTCGTAGAAAGCTGCATCATGTCGCAACAAATGCTTCATAACACGAAGACGCAATCTCGCTACAAGACGTTCTCCTAAAACCTTCAACACCCAGATTCTGGCCCAGAAACACACTGCACTGACCATCATGAACGGTACCATGAAGGTGAACACTGTGGAATACTTATATCCCCAGATGAGCAAATCTCCATCAGCATCTATCACATGGGAGTTATAAGCATCTATGGAGGCTCCTACTAACTTCACagctgttgttggataCAAGACAGCGAATAAAATGAATGCTAAAGCATACAAGAATAACCTCAAATCTGGTTTACCTAATCGGATGATTCGGCCAATAGTCTGGAGATTCTGGCGAAATGACTTTTTGCTCTTGATTTGCTCcactttctcttcttgcttgATCTCTTGCTTTTTCAATCGGGCCAATTCCAAATGGGCATTGAGCGAATTGGACAATTCTGCTTTGGATTTCCCATCTCCTACATCTTTATGTATATCTTTCGAAATGATAGATCCAGTCGAAAACGACCGTATGCTGACAAAATTGTGGAAATTCTTAGGATGTATCACactattcttcaaaatcgaTTCATTGTATATTACTGATCGCTTTGGAAAGTTTGAAGTAGCGGAAAGCCgacttttcacttctttgTCCATATGAGACTTCGGCTTCAGAGGAACTGGGTATTTGCTGTAGCATGAggtcaaagaagaaagtccGCGCCCGGGCGGAGCTACCCGTATACCCACAACTACTGAGGATGTCCAGGTCCGTATTCCTAACACGTACAAAGACATATCCGGGTTCTGGGTTTGTGGAAAGAAGCAAGACTTCAATTGTAAAACTCgacatttcttcattatgTCATAATGGGCTCGGACGCAGTTCGGACCGGCACGTGACGTtgataaagaaaaaaattaatgggtgcaaaaaagGAGAATATTTGCAGATGGGAGATCAACAATTCGTTACAGGATATAGGCCAAAAAGTGCTCACTATTATCAGATATGACTACAGACCCACTATTTATAACTATATAGTTAGTACAAAAATTTCCTCAGTTTATATTCGGTGTAAATGACAAATACAGAGCCGCCTACACTATACATTtgaatcatcttcattagACTCACACAGCTCTTTCGGCAAAACTTTGAATCATGCCCACTTCCGACTCCTCGTATTCCTTGACTTCAACAGTCTtatcttcaccaataacGGTGTTGGCCTGGATCAACTGCTGTCTaggcttcttctttctgattACAGTGTCTCTGAAACGAGCATAGTCGTCAGTAATATCGGTTTTGCCAATATAGTATGGAACACCTTCAGCAACGTTAGCGGTACTCTTGTAGAGAGCCAAATGGGCCAAGTAGTCACCCAATGCTTCTACAGCTACAGTATCCAACTTGGACTCGTCAACGATAATCTCAAGATCGTCAAATGTCTTTTCGTCCGTGTACTTAAGAGAAACCACACCAGCAGTGTGCAACACTTTGAAGATACTGAATCTGGCTTGCATATGAGGCTGGCCCCATTTCTTAGTCTTTGGATCCCAGTATTCGAGTGCAATTAAACCTGCTCTGGCCATTAACAAGGTACCGATCAACTTGACCGACTTCTGTGCCTCCGGCAGAGTGAGACCGAAAATTGGCAAGACTTCCAAAGGCTTCTTGAGAATTAAGTAGAGAGCAACAAGCTCAGCAcgacattcttcaaaagaacCTGAAGTCGTACCGAAAAGAGAACCCCAGGTATCCGTAGGCTTGTACCAGGTCTTGGTGTTGACTTTTTCTCTGTCGAAGTTAAACACGCCAGGAGCTGTTTCCTGTAACAACTTTCCAGAACCATGTCCCAACAACTCGTGCAAACCAACCTGAACTTCGAAAGCTTCTTCTCTCcacttcttgaactcgGCCTGGAGATCTTCTGTGACGAAGGGAAGAAAGTCATCTTTCTTGGGTTTCTTTGGGTTGGCAGAAAGAAC
This Scheffersomyces stipitis CBS 6054 chromosome 3, complete sequence DNA region includes the following protein-coding sequences:
- the MDL2 gene encoding ATP-binding transporter (ATP-binding transporter, 3- prime end~go_component membrane; integral to membrane~go_function ATP binding~go_process transport) encodes the protein MKKCRVLQLKSCFFPQTQNPDMSFKYPVPSKPKSHMDKEVKSRLSATSNFPKRSVIYNESILKNSVIHPKNFHNFVSIRSFSTGSIISKDIHKDVGDGKSKAELSNSLNAHLELARLKKQEIKQEEKVEQIKSKKSFRQNLQTIGRIIRLGKPDLRLFLYALAFILFAVLYPTTAVKLVGASIDAYNSHVIDADGDLLIWGYKYSTVFTFMVPFMMVSAVCFWARIWVLKVLGERLVARLRLRVMKHLLRHDAAFYDQEKHKVGDLISRLSSDAYVVSKSITSNLPDGLKNFLFGIISSYMMYSINPLLFCVMLLISPPITIGSVWYGEKIRELSTRLQNATAGLTKISEETLNAVKLVKAFTGEQKELSKYSDQLRQVVKVAKKEALAQSNYSVSIYGLYHTGYLSCIALGVYLILNGSMTTGDVVAFTMYSELFNSSLYSLTTTYMELMKGAGAGVKLFDLIDHDNEVPAITGEKIPQWIGNDIEFKDVVFSYPTRPTDKVFRGCSFKISPSSSTCIVAPSGCGKSTIAALLLRSYNIDEGEITIGGVNIKDVQVRELRRKVIGIVQQEPVLLSGSILENIVYGLTPQEINDLTMDDIIEISRQANCHDFIEAFPDGYNTLIGSRGASLSGGQKQRIAIARALIKKPSVLILDEATSALDSKSESLINETLKDLTSQGKMTIISIAHRLSTISKSEFVVVLGKNGNVVEQGRFVELFSNANSELSKLLDESSNLKQEQKLSDQEIEQQDHINHETELLEITQKLGKLESLKAIIDDLPLELKKELVEQMSNESKENQSELVEQIVEESKKADSDLPNPKLTPDELR